A genomic region of Caenorhabditis elegans chromosome V contains the following coding sequences:
- the mig-17 gene encoding Metalloprotease mig-17 (Confirmed by transcript evidence), which produces MHTFCILIPTFLVLVWTTESARREKQQSNDISFVKRKVQDGLKFSRVIKYTNETIQGMKTNFNSNKTQELSLDVLVVADFLSYQAFLEMSNGDSHRAIHNLKEYLHALFEQTKIIYDGISFGNETLHMVFAGTWIATQERDCPLWISWAEEEEERVLNEEIRRLEEKERDLNSTFVDDTFFMNSTDSDNSSTDALISSDMPKKLRKFVDITLEEMQENNSTEMTLKIDSKKAIDKFTIWLKEQTGLPRHEHAVLITKFDLISINGNSATQGMAYVGNICENGDSSSVVEDIGAGLTSLIMAHEIGHSLGALHDGAYETAECDSNDNYLMAVAVSGSADRQSFLNSRRMSNCSINSIIENLKEPTANCVKKWKTKKGKDVSQKDFIKKPGELVKITRQCQVAFGPTFIPCLHIGYFHEQSICERIWCSDGESDECQTLNYFPAFDGTECGYNMWCLEGSCVQNTKKWMDCKDINSKTCSKYSTSKLKHYCKSKDFREICCRTCAKKGKIY; this is translated from the exons ATGCACACTTTTTGTATTCttattccaacttttttggtattaGTTTGGACAACTG AAAGCGCAAGACGTGAGAAGCAACAAAGCAACGATATTAGTTTTGTTAAGAGGAAAGTTCAGGATGGACTCAAATTTTCGAGG gtaaTAAAATACACAAATGAAACAATTCAAGGGATGAAAACTAACTTTAATTCGAACAAGACTCAGGAGCTTTCTCTGGATGTTCTTGTAGTTGCAGACTTTTTGTCATATCaagcatttttggaaatgtcaAATGGAGATTCTCACCGAGCTATTCACAATTTGAAAGAGTATTTACATGCTTTGTTCGAGCAAACTAAAATAATATATGATGGTATCAGTTTTGGGAATGAAACTTTGCATATGGTTTTTGCTGGAACTTGGATCGCAACTCA agaacgAGATTGTCCATTATGGATCAGCTGGGccgaggaagaagaagaacgagTTCTCAATGAAGAAATTCGAAgattggaagaaaaagaacGAGACTTAAATTCTACATTTGTTGACGACACTTTTTTCATGAACTCAACAGATTCTGACAATTCCTCAACGGATGCCCTGATCTCTTCTgatatgccaaaaaaattacgaaaatttgTCGATATCACTTTAGAAGAAATGCAGGAAAACAATAGTACAGA aatgacACTCAAAATTGATTCCAAAAAAGCAATTGACAAGTTTACGATTTGGCTGAAGGAACAAACAGGCTTACCAAGACACGAACACGCAGTTCTTATTAcaaa ATTTGATCTGATAAGCATCAATGGTAACTCAGCTACACAAGGAATGGCTTATGTCGGAAATATTTGCGAAAATGGTGATTCCAGTTCGGTTGTAGAGGACATTGGAGCAGGTCTCACTTCGTTGATTATGGCTCACGAAATTGGTCACTC ACTTGGAGCGCTTCATGATGGAGCTTATGAAACTGCTGAATGTGATTCAAATGACAATTATTTAATGGCTGTTGCTGTATCAGGAAGTGCAGATAGACAAAGCTTCTTAAATAGTCGACGAATGAGTAATTGTAGCATTAattcaattattgaaaatctaaaagaaCCAACAGCAAATTGTGTAAAGAaatggaaaaccaaaaaaggaaAGGATGTTTCACAAAAAGATTTTATAAAGAAACCAGGAGAACTTGTAAAAATTACAAGACAATGCCAAGTTGCATTTGGTCCCACATTCATTCCATGTTTG CATATCGGATACTTCCATGAACAATCAATTTGTGAAAGGATATGGTGCAGCGATGGAGAGAGTGATGAATGTCAGACACTTAATTATTTTCCAGCATTTGATGGAACTGAATGCGGATACAATATG TGGTGCCTTGAAGGTAGCTGTgttcaaaataccaaaaaatggATGGATTGTAAAGATATTAATTCAAAGACATGTTCCAAATACTcgacttcaaaattaaaacattattgTAAATCGAAAGATTTCCGTGAGATTTGTTGTAGAACGTGtgcgaaaaaaggaaaaatatacTGA
- the col-156 gene encoding Nematode cuticle collagen N-terminal domain-containing protein (Confirmed by transcript evidence), with the protein MSNTFIAGLTTVSGVAILGCLLFLGSIYQDINVLYDNVMGDMTDFQTYANDAWDSMITMNQPVRHLNADTIFGRNKRQASCNCGTQPSNCPAGPPGPPGAPGDQGLDGAPGQPGNVGQNAVVASIAASTSECIPCPAGAPGPQGPDGAPGAPGPSGQPGQDGASGQPGAPGVAGPQGDAGTPGQPGQQGQDGRPGQNGRRGRGTPGAPGAPGAAGAPGNNGQPGQDGAPGQAGAPGASGPDGQPGQPGEDGQPGENGLDGVPGTDAAYCPCPARSGPVEVAPARPDKKIRIRFSN; encoded by the exons ATGTCGAACACGTTCATCGCTGGACTCACCACTGTATCCGGTGTAGCGATTCTCGGATGTCTTTTGTTTTTGGGCTCCATTTATCAGGATATCAACGTGCTTTACGACAATGTTATGGGAGATATGACTGACTTCCAA acTTACGCCAATGATGCTTGGGACTCTATGATCACAATGAACCAACCAGTAAGACATTTGAATGCTGACACCATTTTTGGACGTAACAAAAGACAAGCTTCATGCAACTGTGGAACTCAGCCGAGCAACTGTccagctggaccaccaggaccacctgGAGCACCAGGAGATCAAGGCCTTGACGGAGcaccaggacagccaggaaATGTTGGACAAAACGCTGTTGTTGCCAGTATCGCTGCTTCCACATCGGAATGCATCCCATGCCCAgccggagccccaggaccacaaggaccagATGGAGCACCAGGTGCACCAGGACCAAGTGGACAGCCAGGTCAAGACGGAGCATcaggacagccaggagccccaggagtTGCTGGACCACAAGGAGATGCAGGAAcaccaggacagccaggacaGCAAGGACAAGATGGTCGCCCAGGACAAAATGGACGTCGTGGACGTGGAActccaggagccccaggagccccaggagctGCCGGAGCCCCAGGAAACAATGGACAGCCAGGACAAGACGGAGCACCAGGACAAGCTGGAGCACCAGGAGCTTCCGGACCAGACGGACAACCAGGGCAACCAGGAGAAGATGGACAACCAGGAGAGAATGGACTTGACGGAGTTCCAGGAACTGATGCCGCTTATTGCCCATGCCCAGCTAGAAGTGGACCTGTTGAGGTTGCTCCAGCTCGCCCAGACAAGAAAATCAGAATTCGTTTCTCCAACTAA
- the T11F9.1 gene encoding G-protein coupled receptors family 1 profile domain-containing protein (Confirmed by transcript evidence) → MDYESTSFDQSIATNDTDQECAYSEPVYVKERFWMVAIFGTAVCIINILENTFLSFMLFKKKSYRSSHMLYLALLAFFDVWMALAYIPLMSLNLFVDYYKSVVLLRAWFAYMLPMITVSHIAMTASSFLMVAASLERYVITCHPTKNRWLSRNRMWIAAFAIFLGTTCKFSQLYEMEIEYLPQCMGTMREYQLNLSALARYEIYGYWRVHFRTIVTILIPFFSLAFINIRIVLVLSKNEFKFLHSTKLSDAKRKSAVRNATRTMVFIVFTYLLSNVLNVIIIIWEYIDMDMLTQQFETFYMFAVDVVSLSTIIFGALRLPIYVICQANLRKEFFAQLKTMLSLNSYTGFLSSSTKNMTIEDMDIDRRTPDISGDGTVLIVESDQKKDSSATCTVIRKNSLHRMNGGFSDMSEKVQIV, encoded by the exons ATGGATTATGAAAGCACGTCGTTCGATCAGTCAATCGCGACTAATGACACCGACC aagaatgtGCATATTCCGAACCCGTATACGTCAAAGAACGTTTTTGGATGGTCGCGATTTTTGGCACCGCTGTGTGCATCATAAATATCCTCGAAAACACATTTCTCTCCTTTATGCTATTCAAAAA aaaatcataTCGTTCGAGTCATATGCTCTACCTGGCACTTTTAGCCTTTTTTGATGTTTGGATGGCACTTGCATATATTCCATTGATGAGTTTGAACCTATTTGTCGATTACTACAAGTCTGTAGTCTTACTTCGTGCTTGGTTTGCCTATATGTTACCCATGATCACAGTATCCCATATCGCTATGACAGCTTCATCGTTTTTAATG GTTGCTGCTTCTTTAGAAAGATACGTGATAACTTGTCATCCTACGAAAAATCGGTGGCTTTCAAGAAATCGAATGTGGATTGCAGCTTTTGCTATTTTCCTCGGTACAACTTGTAAATTCTCACAACTGTATGAGATGGAA ATTGAATATCTCCCCCAATGCATGGGAACAATGAGAGAATATCAACTAAATCTTTCTGCATTGGCTCGCTATGAAATTTATGGATACTGGCGTGTTCATTTTCGAACAATAGTAACAATATTGATACCATTCTTCTCATTGGCATTTATCAATATTCGAATAGTCTTAGTACTTTCTAAAaacgaattcaaatttcttcactCAACAAAACTAAGCGATGCAAAAAGGAAGTCGGCAGTTCGAAATGCAACAAGAACAATGGTATTCATTGTATTCACTTATCTACTATCAAATGTTCTAAATGTTATCATTATCATCTGGGAATATATTGATATGGATATGTTGACtcaacaatttgaaactttctacATGTTCGCTGTTGATGTCGTTTCACTTTctacaattatttttggagCACTTCGACTTCCAATTTATGTAATTTGTCAAGCCAATTTGAGAAaggaattttttgctcaattaaAAACTATGCTTTCACTCAACAGTTACACG gGTTTTCTTTCTTCATCTACCAAGAATATGACTATCGAAGATATGGATATTGATCGAAGGACTCCAGATATAAGTGGAGATG GTACCGTCCTGATCGTTGAATCCGATCAGAAAAAGGATTCTTCGGCGACTTGTACCGTGATTCGAAAAAATAGTCTTCATCGAATGAATGGAGGATTCAGTGATATGAGCGAGAAAGttcaaattgtttaa
- the T11F9.1 gene encoding G-protein coupled receptors family 1 profile domain-containing protein (Confirmed by transcript evidence): MDYESTSFDQSIATNDTDQECAYSEPVYVKERFWMVAIFGTAVCIINILENTFLSFMLFKKKSYRSSHMLYLALLAFFDVWMALAYIPLMSLNLFVDYYKSVVLLRAWFAYMLPMITVSHIAMTASSFLMVAASLERYVITCHPTKNRWLSRNRMWIAAFAIFLGTTCKFSQLYEMEIEYLPQCMGTMREYQLNLSALARYEIYGYWRVHFRTIVTILIPFFSLAFINIRIVLVLSKNEFKFLHSTKLSDAKRKSAVRNATRTMVFIVFTYLLSNVLNVIIIIWEYIDMDMLTQQFETFYMFAVDVVSLSTIIFGALRLPIYVICQANLRKEFFAQLKTMLSLNSYTGFLSSSTKNMTIEDMDIDRRTPDISGDGERQYPLLLSLGTVLIVESDQKKDSSATCTVIRKNSLHRMNGGFSDMSEKVQIV, encoded by the exons ATGGATTATGAAAGCACGTCGTTCGATCAGTCAATCGCGACTAATGACACCGACC aagaatgtGCATATTCCGAACCCGTATACGTCAAAGAACGTTTTTGGATGGTCGCGATTTTTGGCACCGCTGTGTGCATCATAAATATCCTCGAAAACACATTTCTCTCCTTTATGCTATTCAAAAA aaaatcataTCGTTCGAGTCATATGCTCTACCTGGCACTTTTAGCCTTTTTTGATGTTTGGATGGCACTTGCATATATTCCATTGATGAGTTTGAACCTATTTGTCGATTACTACAAGTCTGTAGTCTTACTTCGTGCTTGGTTTGCCTATATGTTACCCATGATCACAGTATCCCATATCGCTATGACAGCTTCATCGTTTTTAATG GTTGCTGCTTCTTTAGAAAGATACGTGATAACTTGTCATCCTACGAAAAATCGGTGGCTTTCAAGAAATCGAATGTGGATTGCAGCTTTTGCTATTTTCCTCGGTACAACTTGTAAATTCTCACAACTGTATGAGATGGAA ATTGAATATCTCCCCCAATGCATGGGAACAATGAGAGAATATCAACTAAATCTTTCTGCATTGGCTCGCTATGAAATTTATGGATACTGGCGTGTTCATTTTCGAACAATAGTAACAATATTGATACCATTCTTCTCATTGGCATTTATCAATATTCGAATAGTCTTAGTACTTTCTAAAaacgaattcaaatttcttcactCAACAAAACTAAGCGATGCAAAAAGGAAGTCGGCAGTTCGAAATGCAACAAGAACAATGGTATTCATTGTATTCACTTATCTACTATCAAATGTTCTAAATGTTATCATTATCATCTGGGAATATATTGATATGGATATGTTGACtcaacaatttgaaactttctacATGTTCGCTGTTGATGTCGTTTCACTTTctacaattatttttggagCACTTCGACTTCCAATTTATGTAATTTGTCAAGCCAATTTGAGAAaggaattttttgctcaattaaAAACTATGCTTTCACTCAACAGTTACACG gGTTTTCTTTCTTCATCTACCAAGAATATGACTATCGAAGATATGGATATTGATCGAAGGACTCCAGATATAAGTGGAGATGGTGAGAGACAGTATCCGTTATTACTTTCGTTAG GTACCGTCCTGATCGTTGAATCCGATCAGAAAAAGGATTCTTCGGCGACTTGTACCGTGATTCGAAAAAATAGTCTTCATCGAATGAATGGAGGATTCAGTGATATGAGCGAGAAAGttcaaattgtttaa
- the zipt-16 gene encoding Zrt (ZRT), Irt- (IRT-) like Protein Transporter (Product from WormBase gene class zipt;~Confirmed by transcript evidence): protein MESDQNASQLIHQVLHDAFLAADLGNYTEAVNLLDKPPAWQTWGIGFAIVSGCSFSAPLGILLLPCLSKSLYERIMTFLVAVGIGALSGSTIFIMLPQAFHLTSFEHFEYHTKSLIILCALYAFFTVDRMLQYILEFRRRRQTKRRIHASTIASLMNTPTTKRRDNGHNTTEETIVPSEPPTITRLQVPDLHNHHRFRRESELSDVERTEQQEKEMAELANDLEMALTNNVLARTFSTRRRVAVVSGGLDDIEFRSPKLSSHHTNGNTSQFLDVINNEFHRRMTPLSSRPGSPVTINVEEPKESYEMKQKSEKPGLNHQDNSDSMSVSIRVVEKKVIEPAAMEVASVAYMIIFGSSANNFVDGMSMGAAFSDNLLRGLSIGIAVISQQFPQELGTLAILVKSGLGLKKTLLFNMVPIVLSFLGFSIGVMLDSVDDSYDEYIFAISSGMYMYIFLGTLIPEIRESTNELIKENLAESILVSILQACGILFGTTFMYFMSRVNSVDF from the exons ATGGAAAGTGATCAG AACGCTTCACAGCTCATCCACCAGGTGCTCCATGACGCTTTTCTTGCCGCAGACCTTGGCAACTACACAGAAGCCGTCAACCTGCTCGATAAACCGCCCGCGTGGCAAA CATGGGGAATCGGTTTCGCAATTGTCTCGGGATGTAGTTTCTCCGCTCCACTTGGAATACTTCTATTACCGTGCTTATCAAAATCCCTTTATGAACGGATTATGACGTTTCTTGTTGCTGTTGGAATCGGTGCACTTTCTGGTTCAACGATATTTATTATGCTTCCACAAGCATTCCATTTAACAtcgtttgaacattttgaatatcaCACAAAATCGCTGATTATTCTATGTGCATTATATGCATTCTTCACTGTAGATCGTATGTTACAGTATATTTTAGAATTCAG gagaCGACGTCAGACAAAACGAAGGATTCACGCATCGACAATCGCCTCTTTGATGAACACCCCGACAACTAAACGGCGGGACAATGGTCACAATACTACCGAAGAGACGATTGTTCCGTCTGAACCACCAACGATAACTCGACTACAAGTTCCTGATCTTCATAATCATCACAGGTTCCGACGTGAATCGGAGCTGTCCGATGTAGAGAGAACTGAGCAACAAGAAAAGGAAATGGCTGAATTAGCAAATGATCTTGAAATGGCACTGACAAACAATGTTTTGGCACGAACG ttttcaactcGCCGTCGTGTTGCAGTAGTAAGCGGTGGTCTTGATGATATTGAGTTCCGAAGTCCAAAACTTTCATCTCATCATACAAATGGAAATACGTCGCAGTTTCTCGACGTTATCAACAATGAATTTCACAGAAGAATGACACCGCTTTCGTCAAGACCTGGAAGTCCGGTGACAATAAACGTTGAAGAACCAAAAGAAAGCTATGAAATGAAGCAGAAATCTGAAAAGCCAGGTCTGAATCATCAAGATAATAGTGATTCAATGTCAGTATCAATTCGAgttgttgagaaaaaagtaattgaacCAGCAGCAATGGAAGTAGCTTCAGTCGCCTATATGATTATTTTTGGATCATCAGCTAACAACTTTGTGGATGGTATGAGCATGGGAGCcgcattttcagacaatttgcTCAGGGGTCTGAGTATTGGAATTGCTGTAATCTCCCAACAGTTTCCTCAAGAACTTGGAACTTTGGCAATTCTTGTAAAGTCTGGATTAGGACTCAAAAAGACACTTTTGTTCAATATGGTTCCAATTGTACTCAGTTTCTTGGGATTTTCGATTGGTGTGATGTTGGACAGTGTGGACGATTCGTATGACGAGTACATTTTTGCAATATCTTCCGGAATGTATATGTATATCTTCTTGGGAACCTTG ATTCCTGAAATTCGAGAATCGACGAATGAGCTcatcaaagaaaatttggcCGAGAGTATTCTGGTGTCTATTCTCCAGGCTTGTGGTATTTTGTTTGGAACAACTTTCATGTACTTTATGAGTCGGGTGAACTCTGTGGACTTTTGA
- the zipt-16 gene encoding Zrt (ZRT), Irt- (IRT-) like Protein Transporter (Product from WormBase gene class zipt;~Confirmed by transcript evidence) has product MIIDLSDLDKPVNASQLIHQVLHDAFLAADLGNYTEAVNLLDKPPAWQTWGIGFAIVSGCSFSAPLGILLLPCLSKSLYERIMTFLVAVGIGALSGSTIFIMLPQAFHLTSFEHFEYHTKSLIILCALYAFFTVDRMLQYILEFRRRRQTKRRIHASTIASLMNTPTTKRRDNGHNTTEETIVPSEPPTITRLQVPDLHNHHRFRRESELSDVERTEQQEKEMAELANDLEMALTNNVLARTFSTRRRVAVVSGGLDDIEFRSPKLSSHHTNGNTSQFLDVINNEFHRRMTPLSSRPGSPVTINVEEPKESYEMKQKSEKPGLNHQDNSDSMSVSIRVVEKKVIEPAAMEVASVAYMIIFGSSANNFVDGMSMGAAFSDNLLRGLSIGIAVISQQFPQELGTLAILVKSGLGLKKTLLFNMVPIVLSFLGFSIGVMLDSVDDSYDEYIFAISSGMYMYIFLGTLIPEIRESTNELIKENLAESILVSILQACGILFGTTFMYFMSRVNSVDF; this is encoded by the exons ATGATTATTGACCTGTCCGATTTGGACAAACCAGTG AACGCTTCACAGCTCATCCACCAGGTGCTCCATGACGCTTTTCTTGCCGCAGACCTTGGCAACTACACAGAAGCCGTCAACCTGCTCGATAAACCGCCCGCGTGGCAAA CATGGGGAATCGGTTTCGCAATTGTCTCGGGATGTAGTTTCTCCGCTCCACTTGGAATACTTCTATTACCGTGCTTATCAAAATCCCTTTATGAACGGATTATGACGTTTCTTGTTGCTGTTGGAATCGGTGCACTTTCTGGTTCAACGATATTTATTATGCTTCCACAAGCATTCCATTTAACAtcgtttgaacattttgaatatcaCACAAAATCGCTGATTATTCTATGTGCATTATATGCATTCTTCACTGTAGATCGTATGTTACAGTATATTTTAGAATTCAG gagaCGACGTCAGACAAAACGAAGGATTCACGCATCGACAATCGCCTCTTTGATGAACACCCCGACAACTAAACGGCGGGACAATGGTCACAATACTACCGAAGAGACGATTGTTCCGTCTGAACCACCAACGATAACTCGACTACAAGTTCCTGATCTTCATAATCATCACAGGTTCCGACGTGAATCGGAGCTGTCCGATGTAGAGAGAACTGAGCAACAAGAAAAGGAAATGGCTGAATTAGCAAATGATCTTGAAATGGCACTGACAAACAATGTTTTGGCACGAACG ttttcaactcGCCGTCGTGTTGCAGTAGTAAGCGGTGGTCTTGATGATATTGAGTTCCGAAGTCCAAAACTTTCATCTCATCATACAAATGGAAATACGTCGCAGTTTCTCGACGTTATCAACAATGAATTTCACAGAAGAATGACACCGCTTTCGTCAAGACCTGGAAGTCCGGTGACAATAAACGTTGAAGAACCAAAAGAAAGCTATGAAATGAAGCAGAAATCTGAAAAGCCAGGTCTGAATCATCAAGATAATAGTGATTCAATGTCAGTATCAATTCGAgttgttgagaaaaaagtaattgaacCAGCAGCAATGGAAGTAGCTTCAGTCGCCTATATGATTATTTTTGGATCATCAGCTAACAACTTTGTGGATGGTATGAGCATGGGAGCcgcattttcagacaatttgcTCAGGGGTCTGAGTATTGGAATTGCTGTAATCTCCCAACAGTTTCCTCAAGAACTTGGAACTTTGGCAATTCTTGTAAAGTCTGGATTAGGACTCAAAAAGACACTTTTGTTCAATATGGTTCCAATTGTACTCAGTTTCTTGGGATTTTCGATTGGTGTGATGTTGGACAGTGTGGACGATTCGTATGACGAGTACATTTTTGCAATATCTTCCGGAATGTATATGTATATCTTCTTGGGAACCTTG ATTCCTGAAATTCGAGAATCGACGAATGAGCTcatcaaagaaaatttggcCGAGAGTATTCTGGTGTCTATTCTCCAGGCTTGTGGTATTTTGTTTGGAACAACTTTCATGTACTTTATGAGTCGGGTGAACTCTGTGGACTTTTGA